A genomic window from Flavobacterium johnsoniae includes:
- a CDS encoding RNA polymerase sigma factor, with protein sequence MHRDAQREVYEYMAPKLYRLCKRYLKKEEEIEEALADAFFTIFTKLDQLKEAYAFEAWAKRITVNHCLATIRKATNFNMYLDDVKLLSQPSVDELNTLEEEDLLNLLNHIPDGCKTVFNLFVIEGYGHKEIAEMLKISEGTSKSQLNAAKTKLKELVNKLFYQKAK encoded by the coding sequence ATGCACCGCGACGCCCAGCGCGAGGTGTACGAATACATGGCGCCTAAGTTGTACCGCCTTTGCAAAAGATATTTAAAAAAGGAAGAAGAAATAGAAGAAGCTTTGGCTGATGCTTTCTTCACTATTTTCACCAAACTAGATCAGTTAAAAGAAGCGTATGCTTTTGAAGCTTGGGCAAAAAGAATAACGGTTAATCATTGTTTGGCAACGATTAGAAAAGCAACCAACTTCAATATGTATCTCGACGACGTGAAACTGCTTTCGCAACCTTCTGTCGACGAACTAAATACGTTAGAAGAAGAAGATTTACTTAATTTATTAAACCACATTCCTGACGGCTGTAAAACTGTTTTTAATCTTTTTGTTATTGAAGGTTACGGACATAAAGAAATAGCCGAAATGCTGAAGATCTCCGAAGGCACCTCAAAATCACAATTGAATGCCGCTAAGACCAAACTGAAAGAACTGGTTAATAAACTGTTTTATCAAAAAGCAAAATAG
- a CDS encoding PPK2 family polyphosphate kinase, whose product MKSIDPKDFKVTDKVKLKNLPTLLNVDADDDEKEDKLDKVKDKLSDLQDIMYAHNKYSVLICLQGMDTSGKDSLIREVFKEFNPRGVVVHSFKTPNSTELEHDYLWRHYIALPEKGKFAIFNRTHYENVLVTRVHPEFILAENLPEINSVDDIKPKFWEKRIDQINNFEKHIAENGTIVMKFFLHLSKDEQKSRLLRRLEEGKHNWKFSPGDLKEREHWDEYQQYYEEAINQTSKQHAPWYIIPADDKDMARYIVAKIIWEEMKQYTDIQVPALDKEILDNFDTYKKTLEKS is encoded by the coding sequence ATGAAGTCAATAGATCCAAAAGATTTTAAAGTTACCGATAAAGTAAAATTAAAGAACCTTCCAACTTTATTGAATGTCGACGCTGATGATGACGAAAAGGAAGATAAACTGGATAAAGTAAAAGATAAACTGAGCGATTTGCAGGATATTATGTATGCGCACAATAAATATTCGGTTTTGATTTGCCTTCAAGGAATGGATACTTCTGGAAAAGACAGTTTGATTCGAGAAGTTTTTAAAGAATTTAATCCGCGTGGAGTAGTAGTCCATAGTTTTAAAACACCAAATTCGACCGAACTGGAACACGATTATTTATGGCGTCATTATATCGCATTGCCAGAAAAAGGAAAATTTGCGATTTTTAACAGAACGCATTACGAAAATGTTTTGGTAACACGCGTACATCCTGAATTTATTTTGGCTGAGAATTTACCAGAAATTAATTCGGTTGACGATATTAAGCCTAAATTCTGGGAAAAGAGAATTGATCAAATCAATAATTTTGAAAAACATATTGCAGAAAATGGAACTATCGTTATGAAGTTCTTTTTGCATTTAAGTAAAGACGAACAAAAAAGCCGTTTGCTAAGACGTTTGGAAGAAGGAAAACACAATTGGAAATTTTCGCCAGGAGATTTGAAAGAGCGCGAACATTGGGATGAATATCAACAATATTATGAAGAAGCGATTAATCAAACTTCTAAACAACATGCGCCATGGTATATTATTCCAGCCGATGATAAAGATATGGCGCGTTATATTGTAGCAAAGATTATTTGGGAAGAAATGAAACAATATACCGATATTCAGGTTCCCGCTTTAGATAAAGAAATTCTAGACAATTTTGATACTTATAAAAAGACTTTGGAGAAAAGTTAA
- a CDS encoding DUF6929 family protein: MEKFTLEILFQIIGIGSASGLFYNNDALYVIGDNSGFLYEYNMQNQQLNQHALIDNPTQNIPKNLKPDFESITHHNDTLYVFGSGSTENRNKMIEFDLKSKTVSKKNNLVDLYALMQSFGEIKPEDFNLEGAIFDGENWYLFNRGNGVSNKNTIFTIHAKKLDEEFALISVNYKLPKIKGVRSSFTDAVLVDDKIYFLSTAEDTKSTYDDGEILGSFIGRIDLKTMKIDFTQKITATNKFEGLTFYKKENNKIEFLLCEDNDTEVLETKIYKLTLPIK, encoded by the coding sequence ATGGAAAAATTCACCTTAGAAATATTATTTCAAATCATCGGAATCGGTTCGGCATCAGGATTATTTTATAATAATGATGCACTTTATGTAATTGGCGACAATAGCGGATTCTTATACGAATACAATATGCAAAATCAGCAATTGAACCAACACGCTTTAATTGACAACCCGACGCAAAATATTCCGAAAAACCTAAAACCAGATTTTGAATCGATTACACATCATAACGATACACTTTATGTTTTTGGTTCCGGTTCAACCGAAAACAGAAACAAAATGATTGAGTTTGATTTAAAGTCAAAAACCGTTTCAAAGAAAAATAATCTAGTCGATTTATACGCTTTAATGCAAAGTTTTGGCGAAATAAAACCAGAAGATTTCAATTTGGAAGGCGCAATTTTCGATGGAGAAAACTGGTATTTATTCAATCGCGGAAATGGCGTTTCTAACAAAAACACGATTTTTACCATTCATGCCAAAAAATTAGACGAAGAATTTGCTTTGATTTCTGTCAATTACAAACTGCCAAAAATAAAAGGCGTTCGTTCTAGTTTTACTGATGCCGTTTTAGTAGATGACAAAATCTATTTTCTTTCCACTGCCGAAGATACCAAATCGACTTATGACGATGGCGAAATCTTAGGAAGTTTTATCGGTAGAATTGATCTTAAAACCATGAAAATCGATTTTACGCAAAAAATCACTGCAACCAATAAATTTGAAGGTTTGACTTTCTACAAAAAAGAAAACAATAAAATTGAGTTTTTACTTTGCGAGGATAATGATACGGAAGTTTTAGAAACTAAGATTTATAAGTTAACATTACCTATTAAATAA